A single window of Quadrisphaera setariae DNA harbors:
- a CDS encoding VOC family protein, with product MVDDDDARPRLRVTSVTLAASDAGRLAACYARLLGTPVTTDEPGWAQVRPPSPDLGPVLSFEHDRCFTPPTWPSSPGGQSATAHLDVVVDDLDAAVAWALEAGAVLDPFQPQPDVRVMRDPDGHPFCLFTEG from the coding sequence GTGGTCGACGACGATGACGCCCGCCCCCGCCTGCGCGTCACCTCGGTGACGCTCGCCGCCTCTGACGCCGGGCGCCTGGCGGCCTGCTACGCCCGGCTGCTCGGGACGCCGGTGACGACGGACGAACCGGGCTGGGCGCAGGTCAGGCCTCCGAGCCCGGACCTCGGGCCCGTGCTGAGCTTCGAGCACGACAGGTGCTTCACCCCGCCGACGTGGCCGAGCAGCCCCGGCGGGCAGAGCGCGACCGCCCACCTCGACGTCGTCGTCGACGACCTCGACGCCGCCGTGGCGTGGGCCCTGGAGGCCGGCGCCGTGCTGGACCCGTTCCAGCCGCAGCCCGACGTCCGCGTCATGCGCGACCCGGACGGGCACCCGTTCTGCCTCTTCACCGAGGGGTGA
- a CDS encoding exonuclease domain-containing protein translates to MDFPATAGFAVLDLETTGFSPRTERIVEVAVVHVTPDGTSGAEWSTLVHPGRPTVGATHVHGIRPVDVREAPRFAEVVPALVEVLAGRVLVAHNAGFDVPFLRAELERAGVDMPEAPQLCTLAESRRHLPQLAGRKLADCCAAAGVRLTGAHSALGDARATAELLGCYLAAGGPGAHAALLRQAASTRWPVVAPPRRAPDLRQRRVVGGRVVGAGPGAWTAFRSAGELRPPVPLSDRAAAKPLPRSLRPGDAVVFTGGDPEVRALLEQRCRERGLRVTSAVSGRTALLVTDDVHSGTTKARRALQLGTPVVDTATAAVLIETSELATSDSAAPAVIDLRPARVRAW, encoded by the coding sequence GTGGACTTCCCCGCCACCGCCGGCTTCGCCGTGCTCGACCTCGAGACCACCGGGTTCTCCCCGCGCACGGAGCGCATCGTGGAGGTCGCCGTCGTCCACGTCACCCCCGACGGCACCTCCGGCGCGGAGTGGTCCACGCTCGTGCACCCCGGCCGGCCGACGGTCGGCGCCACGCACGTCCACGGCATCCGCCCCGTCGACGTCCGCGAGGCCCCGCGGTTCGCCGAGGTCGTGCCCGCCCTGGTCGAGGTGCTGGCCGGGCGCGTGCTCGTCGCGCACAACGCCGGCTTCGACGTGCCGTTCCTGCGGGCCGAGCTCGAGCGGGCGGGCGTGGACATGCCCGAGGCGCCGCAGCTGTGCACGCTCGCCGAGAGCCGGCGGCACCTGCCGCAGCTGGCCGGGCGCAAGCTCGCCGACTGCTGCGCCGCGGCGGGCGTGCGCCTCACCGGCGCGCACTCCGCCCTCGGCGACGCGCGCGCCACCGCCGAGCTGCTCGGGTGCTACCTCGCCGCCGGTGGGCCGGGCGCCCACGCCGCGCTGCTGCGGCAGGCCGCGTCGACGCGGTGGCCGGTCGTCGCTCCCCCGCGGCGCGCGCCCGACCTGCGGCAGCGCAGGGTGGTCGGGGGGCGCGTCGTCGGGGCTGGTCCTGGTGCGTGGACCGCGTTCCGGAGCGCGGGTGAGTTACGACCCCCGGTGCCGTTATCAGACCGTGCGGCGGCGAAGCCGCTCCCCCGGTCGCTGCGACCCGGCGACGCCGTCGTCTTCACCGGCGGCGACCCGGAGGTGCGCGCCCTCCTGGAGCAGCGCTGCCGCGAGCGCGGCCTGCGGGTGACCAGTGCGGTGTCGGGCCGGACGGCGCTGCTCGTCACCGACGACGTGCACTCCGGCACCACGAAGGCGCGGCGGGCGCTGCAGCTGGGAACACCGGTGGTCGACACCGCCACCGCCGCGGTGCTCATCGAGACCTCCGAGCTCGCCACCTCCGACTCGGCAGCACCGGCGGTCATCGACCTGCGTCCGGCGCGCGTCCGCGCGTGGTGA
- the solA gene encoding N-methyl-L-tryptophan oxidase, with protein sequence MELDADVAVVGLGAMGSATAWRLAARGVDVVGIEKHRPGHVLGSSHGGTRLFRTLCMEHPHLVDVARESARLWRELEASSGTELLRLSGGLMLGPRGGHVIEGTRRAAAAAGVELHDLTRSELAARWPQHAGLGPDDVGLFDEQAGVLHPEHGVQAACAAAEATGATLLLDTGVSRVELVDQGAVVETAARRIRVRQVVVTAGPWLGELVAGMPLEVVRTPMTWFAPRAGVDASTFSLERFPIFIRESADGSVAWGHGAADEHGVKVGPEDDPAYRRTRPDDCDRAVTPADSAHVSRVVAASLPGLDPTPSRVTTCMVTRSPDMQFQLGRPHGDPRLVVGGGCSGHAFKHATGIGESLARAVVGEEPFVDLGFADVNRFL encoded by the coding sequence GTGGAGCTGGACGCTGACGTCGCCGTCGTCGGACTGGGTGCGATGGGCTCGGCCACCGCGTGGCGCCTGGCCGCGCGGGGCGTCGACGTCGTCGGGATCGAGAAGCACCGACCCGGCCACGTGCTCGGCTCCTCGCACGGCGGCACGCGGCTGTTCCGGACGCTGTGCATGGAGCACCCGCACCTCGTGGACGTGGCACGGGAGTCGGCGCGGCTGTGGCGGGAGCTCGAGGCGAGCAGCGGCACCGAGCTGCTGCGCCTGTCCGGCGGGCTGATGCTCGGCCCGCGCGGCGGGCACGTCATCGAGGGGACGCGGCGCGCGGCGGCCGCAGCGGGTGTCGAGCTGCACGACCTCACCCGCTCCGAGCTCGCCGCGCGGTGGCCGCAGCACGCCGGTCTCGGCCCCGACGACGTCGGCCTCTTCGACGAGCAGGCCGGGGTGCTGCACCCCGAGCACGGCGTGCAGGCGGCGTGCGCCGCCGCGGAGGCGACGGGTGCGACGCTGCTGCTCGACACCGGGGTGAGCCGCGTCGAGCTGGTCGACCAGGGAGCGGTGGTCGAGACCGCCGCCCGTCGGATCCGGGTGCGCCAGGTGGTGGTGACCGCCGGGCCGTGGCTGGGTGAGCTCGTGGCGGGGATGCCGCTGGAGGTGGTGCGCACGCCGATGACGTGGTTCGCCCCGCGCGCCGGCGTCGACGCGAGCACCTTCTCGCTGGAGAGGTTCCCGATCTTCATCCGCGAGTCCGCCGACGGCTCGGTGGCCTGGGGCCACGGCGCCGCCGACGAGCACGGCGTCAAGGTGGGCCCCGAGGACGACCCCGCCTACCGCCGCACCCGCCCCGACGACTGCGACCGCGCCGTCACCCCCGCCGACTCGGCGCACGTCTCCCGGGTGGTCGCGGCGTCGCTGCCGGGCCTCGACCCGACGCCGTCGCGGGTGACCACGTGCATGGTCACGCGCAGCCCCGACATGCAGTTCCAGCTGGGGCGTCCCCACGGCGACCCGCGCCTGGTGGTCGGCGGCGGCTGCAGCGGCCACGCGTTCAAGCACGCCACCGGCATCGGGGAGTCGCTCGCGCGCGCGGTGGTGGGGGAGGAGCCGTTCGTCGACCTCGGCTTCGCCGACGTCAACCGGTTCCTCTGA
- a CDS encoding FecCD family ABC transporter permease, protein MPARLPDASGTAATADAGAAGEAQADRTPRRVPAVALGVALAVLVAVLAVASLAVGSRPVPPDAALRALWDPGSSPDALVVNQLRVPRTVLGVLVGAALGCAGAVVQALTRNPLAEPGLLGVNAGAAAAVVVVISVLGVGAPLGLAAAALVGAGLATAAVLAIGASRGVSGDPVRLVLAGVALAACLHSVTGAVTLLDSRTFDSYRFWVVGSLEGRQLGTALVVAPVVVAGGVLAWALGRGLDALALGQDVGRSLGLRTGRVRLLALLAVTLLCGGATAAAGPVSFVGLVVPHAVRLLVGPGLRRTLPLCVLGGAALVLASDVVGRVVARPAELEVGIVTAFVGAPLLLWLALSGARR, encoded by the coding sequence GTGCCCGCCCGGCTCCCGGACGCCTCGGGGACCGCAGCGACGGCGGACGCAGGAGCGGCAGGCGAGGCGCAGGCGGACAGGACACCTCGGCGCGTGCCTGCGGTCGCGCTGGGCGTCGCGCTCGCCGTGCTGGTCGCGGTCCTGGCCGTCGCGAGCCTGGCGGTGGGGTCGCGGCCCGTGCCACCGGACGCGGCGCTGCGGGCGCTGTGGGACCCCGGCTCCTCCCCCGACGCCCTCGTGGTCAACCAGCTGCGCGTGCCCCGGACGGTGCTCGGCGTGCTCGTGGGTGCGGCGCTCGGCTGCGCCGGGGCGGTGGTGCAGGCCCTCACCCGCAACCCGCTGGCCGAGCCCGGCCTGCTCGGGGTGAACGCCGGCGCGGCGGCGGCCGTCGTCGTCGTCATCTCGGTGCTGGGGGTGGGCGCGCCGCTGGGGCTCGCGGCGGCGGCGCTGGTGGGAGCCGGGCTCGCGACAGCCGCGGTGCTGGCCATCGGTGCCAGCCGCGGCGTCTCGGGAGACCCGGTCCGCCTCGTGCTCGCGGGCGTGGCGCTGGCCGCGTGCCTGCACTCGGTCACCGGCGCGGTGACGCTGCTGGACTCGCGGACCTTCGACTCCTACCGCTTCTGGGTGGTCGGGTCGCTCGAGGGGCGGCAGCTGGGCACGGCGCTGGTGGTCGCGCCGGTCGTCGTGGCGGGCGGGGTGCTGGCGTGGGCGCTGGGGCGGGGGCTCGACGCGCTGGCGCTCGGGCAGGACGTGGGGCGTTCGCTGGGGCTGAGGACCGGCAGGGTGAGGCTCCTCGCCCTGCTCGCGGTGACGCTGCTGTGCGGCGGAGCGACCGCCGCCGCGGGCCCGGTGTCCTTCGTGGGGCTGGTGGTCCCGCACGCCGTGCGGCTGCTCGTGGGCCCGGGCCTGCGGCGGACCCTGCCGCTGTGCGTGCTCGGCGGGGCGGCGCTCGTGCTGGCCAGCGACGTGGTGGGCCGCGTGGTGGCGCGCCCGGCCGAGCTGGAGGTCGGCATCGTCACCGCCTTCGTGGGGGCGCCCCTGCTGCTGTGGCTGGCGCTGAGCGGTGCCCGACGATGA
- a CDS encoding nitrilase-related carbon-nitrogen hydrolase → MSLPLPSQHVPTRATTARVTAVQLAPTLLDLPGNARRTTTAIAAAVDAGADVVVLPELATSGYGLADEAEARSVAVRADSAVLDGWAAACRRRPGAVVVGGFCELGEDGRIHNSAAVVDGTGVRAVYRKAHLWDGERLLFSPGHAAPPVVETAHGRISTLICYDLSFPEWVRTAVLAGADLLAVPTNWALGSRPAGERPIGQVVAMAAARSGHLVVVCCDRTGRERGLDWTEGTCVVGADGWVLAEAGPGTATAWADVDLRASRDRRAGALGDLLGDRRPELYAAVSAPRLHLPEQREAVTV, encoded by the coding sequence GTGAGCCTCCCGCTGCCCTCCCAGCACGTCCCGACGAGAGCGACGACGGCGCGGGTCACCGCCGTCCAGCTCGCGCCGACGCTGCTGGACCTGCCCGGCAACGCCCGACGGACGACGACGGCGATCGCCGCGGCCGTCGACGCCGGCGCCGACGTCGTCGTCCTCCCTGAGCTCGCGACGTCCGGCTACGGACTGGCCGACGAGGCCGAGGCCCGCTCGGTGGCGGTCCGCGCCGACAGCGCCGTGCTGGACGGCTGGGCGGCGGCCTGCCGGCGGCGCCCCGGTGCCGTGGTGGTCGGAGGGTTCTGCGAGCTCGGCGAGGACGGCCGGATCCACAACAGCGCCGCCGTCGTCGACGGCACCGGGGTGCGGGCGGTCTACCGCAAGGCGCACCTGTGGGACGGCGAGCGCCTGCTGTTCTCCCCCGGTCATGCGGCGCCGCCGGTGGTCGAGACCGCGCACGGGCGGATCAGCACCCTCATCTGCTACGACCTCAGCTTCCCGGAGTGGGTCCGCACGGCCGTCCTCGCTGGCGCCGACCTGCTGGCAGTGCCGACCAACTGGGCGCTGGGGTCGCGCCCGGCGGGTGAGCGGCCCATCGGGCAGGTGGTCGCCATGGCCGCGGCCCGATCCGGTCACCTCGTGGTGGTCTGCTGCGACCGCACCGGACGCGAGCGCGGCCTCGACTGGACCGAGGGCACGTGCGTGGTGGGCGCCGACGGCTGGGTGCTCGCCGAGGCGGGCCCAGGGACGGCGACGGCGTGGGCCGACGTCGACCTGCGCGCCTCCCGGGACCGGCGCGCCGGCGCCCTGGGTGACCTGCTCGGCGACCGCCGCCCGGAGCTGTACGCGGCGGTGTCGGCGCCTCGCCTGCACCTCCCCGAGCAGCGCGAGGCCGTCACCGTCTGA
- a CDS encoding UBP-type zinc finger domain-containing protein — translation MIDPDAAPSGDGCAECTAAQPPGWWFHLRRCAACGHVGCCDSSPAQHATAHAHATGHRVVQSYEPGEDWLWDYRAEVYARGPQLAEPRSHPADQPAPGPAGAVPADWQQRLHA, via the coding sequence GTGATCGACCCTGACGCCGCCCCCAGCGGCGACGGGTGCGCCGAGTGCACGGCGGCGCAGCCGCCGGGGTGGTGGTTCCACCTGCGGCGGTGCGCGGCGTGCGGTCACGTCGGCTGCTGCGACTCCTCCCCGGCCCAGCACGCCACCGCCCACGCGCACGCCACCGGCCACCGCGTGGTGCAGAGCTACGAGCCCGGCGAGGACTGGCTCTGGGACTACCGCGCCGAGGTCTACGCCCGGGGCCCGCAGCTCGCTGAGCCGCGCAGCCACCCCGCGGACCAGCCCGCTCCCGGACCGGCCGGCGCCGTGCCCGCCGACTGGCAGCAGCGGCTGCACGCATGA
- a CDS encoding ABC transporter substrate-binding protein, which translates to MSREPQGRPSGDPAAPRRSSRRAQGWRLGVVVVAVTGLLAGCGGGALSGADAAPGASASSAASPAASVPDDESGSTGKHVVSRTMAEGMGSTQADGVFPRTVTHYLGTTEVPAAPQRIAVVSTGQLDALLTLGHVPVAATVAESNALVPEYLAQAFPADTAALASMTSIGTRTEPDVEAIAQAKPDLILINSTRGKDYYAALSAIAPTVVTLGNGVNWKSDFLLLADALGQEGDAQEVLDGLHRDAAAYAAKLPAGKAAPTVSFLQSTGDRTRIMGLPSFTGGVAEDLGLGRPASQQFDETSQDVSAEQLDLADADWIFYAAAGDGVQLITGSALWPGLSAVKAGHAVQVPLEPFYLNAGPTAARLVQDTITKTVTP; encoded by the coding sequence ATGTCCCGCGAGCCCCAGGGGCGCCCTTCCGGCGACCCCGCAGCACCCCGTCGATCATCGCGCCGAGCACAGGGCTGGCGGCTCGGCGTCGTCGTCGTGGCGGTGACCGGCCTCCTCGCCGGCTGCGGCGGGGGAGCGCTCAGCGGGGCCGACGCCGCTCCGGGAGCGTCCGCGTCGTCCGCCGCGTCTCCCGCGGCGTCGGTGCCCGACGACGAGTCCGGCTCCACCGGGAAGCACGTCGTCTCCCGGACCATGGCCGAGGGCATGGGCTCCACCCAGGCCGACGGCGTCTTCCCCCGCACGGTCACCCACTACCTCGGCACCACCGAGGTGCCGGCGGCGCCGCAGCGGATCGCCGTGGTCTCCACCGGCCAGCTCGACGCGCTGCTCACGCTCGGGCACGTGCCGGTCGCCGCGACCGTCGCGGAGTCCAACGCGCTCGTGCCCGAGTACCTCGCGCAGGCGTTCCCGGCCGACACCGCCGCGCTGGCGTCGATGACGAGCATCGGCACGCGCACCGAGCCCGACGTCGAGGCGATCGCCCAGGCCAAGCCCGACCTCATCCTCATCAACTCCACCCGCGGCAAGGACTACTACGCCGCGCTGTCCGCCATCGCCCCCACCGTGGTGACGCTGGGCAACGGCGTGAACTGGAAGAGCGACTTCCTGCTGCTCGCCGACGCGCTCGGCCAGGAGGGAGACGCGCAGGAGGTGCTCGACGGCCTCCACAGAGACGCCGCCGCCTACGCCGCGAAGCTCCCGGCCGGGAAGGCCGCGCCGACGGTGTCGTTCCTGCAGTCGACGGGCGACCGCACCCGGATCATGGGGCTGCCGTCCTTCACGGGCGGCGTCGCGGAGGACCTCGGGCTCGGGCGCCCGGCCTCGCAGCAGTTCGACGAGACCTCGCAGGACGTCAGCGCCGAGCAGCTCGACCTCGCCGACGCGGACTGGATCTTCTACGCCGCCGCCGGCGACGGCGTGCAGCTCATCACCGGGTCCGCGCTCTGGCCCGGGCTGTCCGCCGTGAAGGCCGGCCACGCAGTGCAGGTGCCGCTGGAGCCCTTCTACCTCAACGCCGGTCCGACGGCCGCGCGCCTCGTGCAGGACACCATCACCAAGACCGTCACCCCCTGA
- a CDS encoding nucleoside deaminase, with translation MPQDQHADRTVELALANVDAGGKPFACVVVDRASGDVLVEATNQVAQSGDLTAHAEITAIRRLAEQGRTGLEGCDVYVTAYPCPMCLGALYYAQPEQVVYVATREQEDRHYEDGNRYVTLASFYDEYAKPVDQRRLPAVQADHPDPESPFRAWAQAHPDA, from the coding sequence ATGCCGCAGGACCAGCACGCAGACCGCACCGTCGAGCTGGCGCTGGCCAACGTGGACGCCGGCGGCAAGCCGTTCGCCTGCGTCGTCGTCGACCGCGCCAGCGGTGACGTGCTGGTGGAGGCGACCAACCAGGTCGCCCAGTCCGGTGACCTCACGGCGCACGCGGAGATCACCGCCATCCGCAGGCTCGCCGAGCAGGGCCGCACGGGGCTGGAGGGCTGCGACGTCTACGTCACCGCCTACCCCTGCCCGATGTGCCTGGGCGCGCTGTACTACGCCCAGCCCGAGCAGGTGGTCTACGTGGCCACGCGCGAGCAGGAGGACCGCCACTACGAGGACGGCAACCGCTACGTGACGCTGGCGAGCTTCTACGACGAGTACGCCAAGCCGGTCGACCAGCGCCGGCTGCCGGCCGTCCAGGCCGACCACCCCGACCCGGAGTCGCCGTTCCGCGCCTGGGCGCAGGCGCACCCCGACGCCTGA
- a CDS encoding FAD-binding domain-containing protein → MRLPTPPVTRGDDRSEVVAWVREHLGHLSSDDVRASPVRGGQTAADTALATLDLTGYAARRSNVLPEPSRGASRLSPYIRHGLLTLPAVWEAAGGAPHRDREKFRDELMWQEYSRHVYARVGSANGAPLRFDAPVPAPGSAPPAPPVSPDDPWPRQMACMDATTTELRDNGWLVNQTRMWLASQWAVRAGADWRQGEQEMYRNLLDGSRAANRLGWQWAIGTGTGRVYGFSRWQVEKRAPQLCASCALRDACPVQDWPEAQSGPKVEGPDTLGGGETDGGPEDPLVTGEPEAVWLTAESLGDADPALAAHPDLPAVFVFDEPLLRKLELSGKRLVFLAEALAEIGEAGQLEVHLGDPVTELAGRPLATTWAYVPGFKRRSAQLDVVALHPWPWLRRPGSGSLRSFSAWAGRPSRPRPARNSGGRRR, encoded by the coding sequence GTGCGCCTTCCCACCCCGCCGGTCACCCGCGGAGATGACCGGTCGGAGGTGGTCGCGTGGGTGCGCGAGCACCTGGGACACCTCTCCTCCGACGACGTGCGAGCCTCCCCGGTCCGGGGTGGGCAGACGGCCGCCGACACGGCGCTGGCGACGCTCGACCTCACCGGGTACGCGGCCAGGCGCAGCAACGTCCTCCCCGAGCCCAGCCGCGGCGCGAGCCGCCTCTCGCCGTACATCCGCCACGGGCTGCTGACGCTGCCCGCCGTGTGGGAGGCCGCGGGCGGCGCTCCCCACCGCGACCGCGAGAAGTTCCGCGACGAGCTCATGTGGCAGGAGTACTCCCGCCACGTGTACGCCCGGGTCGGCTCGGCCAACGGGGCACCGCTGCGCTTCGACGCCCCCGTGCCCGCGCCGGGCAGCGCCCCGCCGGCTCCCCCGGTCAGCCCCGACGACCCGTGGCCGCGGCAGATGGCGTGCATGGACGCGACCACCACCGAGCTCCGCGACAACGGCTGGCTGGTCAACCAGACCCGCATGTGGCTCGCCTCGCAGTGGGCGGTCCGCGCCGGTGCCGACTGGCGGCAGGGCGAGCAGGAGATGTACCGCAACCTCCTCGACGGCTCCCGGGCCGCCAACCGCCTGGGCTGGCAGTGGGCGATCGGCACCGGCACCGGCCGGGTCTACGGGTTCAGCCGCTGGCAGGTGGAGAAGCGGGCGCCGCAGCTGTGCGCGAGCTGCGCGCTGCGCGACGCCTGCCCGGTGCAGGACTGGCCCGAGGCGCAGTCGGGCCCGAAGGTCGAGGGGCCCGACACCCTAGGTGGCGGGGAGACCGACGGCGGTCCGGAGGACCCGCTCGTCACCGGCGAACCCGAGGCGGTCTGGCTGACGGCGGAGTCCCTCGGGGACGCCGACCCGGCCCTGGCGGCCCACCCCGACCTGCCGGCGGTGTTCGTCTTCGACGAGCCGCTGCTGCGGAAGCTCGAGCTGTCGGGCAAGCGCCTGGTGTTCCTCGCCGAGGCGCTGGCCGAGATCGGGGAGGCCGGGCAGCTCGAGGTGCACCTGGGCGACCCGGTCACCGAGCTGGCCGGTCGGCCCCTCGCGACGACCTGGGCGTACGTCCCGGGGTTCAAGCGCCGCTCGGCGCAGCTGGACGTGGTGGCCCTGCACCCCTGGCCGTGGCTGCGCCGGCCCGGGTCCGGTTCGCTGCGCTCGTTCAGCGCGTGGGCGGGACGGCCGAGCCGTCCGCGCCCGGCGCGCAACAGCGGCGGCCGCCGCCGCTGA
- a CDS encoding DUF5996 family protein, with translation MSPASSAADAWPALRVDEWTPTRDTLHMITQVVGKVRLAHAPLVNHWWQSALYVSARGLTTSAVPVGSGVVDLELDLVDHELVVWSSSGERRRVGLQARPVADFYAELVVVLDALGIDRPHQPRPNEVDPSIPFAEDDVHSAYEPEAAHLFWRQLVAADRVLGRFRARYSGKVSPVHFFWGSMDLACTRFSGRPAPQHPGGAPNCGDWVMVEGYSHELSSCGFWPGGGEEGAFYAYAYPEPDGFHDTAGLPDGSVYSIEGGQFRLPYEAVRTAADPDATLMAFLQRTYEAAADPAGWDRAALEVDPDRWQHHRRQRGSGRGAGR, from the coding sequence ATGAGTCCCGCGAGCTCGGCGGCGGACGCGTGGCCGGCGCTGCGCGTGGACGAGTGGACGCCCACGCGCGACACCCTCCACATGATCACGCAGGTGGTGGGGAAGGTGCGGCTCGCGCACGCACCGCTGGTGAACCACTGGTGGCAGTCCGCCCTGTACGTCAGCGCCCGCGGCCTGACGACGTCGGCGGTGCCCGTCGGCAGCGGCGTCGTCGACCTGGAGCTCGACCTCGTCGACCACGAGCTCGTCGTGTGGAGCAGCAGCGGCGAGCGCCGCCGGGTGGGGCTGCAGGCGCGGCCCGTGGCCGACTTCTACGCCGAGCTCGTCGTCGTCCTCGACGCCCTCGGGATCGACAGGCCGCACCAGCCGCGGCCCAACGAGGTGGACCCGTCGATCCCCTTCGCCGAGGACGACGTGCACTCCGCCTACGAGCCGGAGGCCGCGCACCTGTTCTGGCGGCAGCTGGTGGCGGCCGACCGCGTGCTGGGCCGCTTCCGCGCCCGGTACAGCGGGAAGGTCAGTCCGGTGCACTTCTTCTGGGGCTCGATGGACCTCGCGTGCACGCGCTTCTCCGGCCGCCCGGCGCCGCAGCACCCCGGCGGGGCGCCGAACTGCGGTGACTGGGTGATGGTCGAGGGGTACTCCCACGAGCTGAGCAGCTGCGGCTTCTGGCCCGGCGGCGGCGAGGAGGGCGCCTTCTACGCCTACGCCTACCCCGAGCCCGACGGCTTCCACGACACCGCGGGCCTGCCCGACGGGTCCGTCTACAGCATCGAGGGCGGCCAGTTCCGGCTGCCGTACGAGGCGGTGCGCACCGCCGCCGACCCCGACGCGACGCTGATGGCCTTCCTCCAGCGCACCTACGAGGCCGCCGCCGACCCCGCCGGGTGGGACCGGGCCGCGCTCGAGGTGGACCCCGACCGGTGGCAGCACCACCGCCGGCAGCGAGGATCGGGGCGTGGAGCTGGACGCTGA
- a CDS encoding FecCD family ABC transporter permease: MTSTQTRRATSAGRVLFVLAVLAVALAAASMLGGSYRASPDAVLRSLLGEGTPADDVVVLGLRLPRLAAALLVGAALACAGAVFQTLTRNPLGSPDVIGFTTGSATGALAVVIVGVGALSPAAGAWLGGGLAAAVVLLLTRGAGTGSDRTVLVGIALAAALASVNDYLVTRAPLEVAQVARTWLFGSLAVTRWPDVAALAVTVAVLTPVVALHRRTLRVLDLGDDVAAALGVPLARTRVVLVLVAVGLTGAATAAAGPIGFVALAAPQLARRVLRAPSVPLVTSAATGAVLLLAADLVAQRLLAPLQLPVGLVTGAIGGAYLLWLVVRAPERR, translated from the coding sequence ATGACCAGCACCCAGACCAGGCGAGCGACGAGCGCAGGCCGGGTGCTCTTCGTGCTGGCGGTGCTGGCGGTGGCACTGGCCGCGGCGTCGATGCTCGGAGGCTCCTACCGCGCGTCGCCGGACGCCGTGCTGCGATCCCTCCTCGGCGAGGGCACCCCCGCCGACGACGTGGTGGTGCTCGGGCTGCGCCTGCCGCGCCTCGCGGCGGCGCTGCTGGTGGGGGCCGCACTGGCGTGCGCCGGCGCGGTGTTCCAGACGCTGACGCGCAACCCCCTCGGCAGCCCCGACGTCATCGGGTTCACCACCGGGTCGGCCACGGGAGCCCTCGCCGTCGTCATCGTGGGGGTGGGAGCGCTGAGCCCGGCCGCGGGCGCCTGGCTCGGCGGCGGGCTGGCCGCCGCCGTGGTGCTGCTGCTCACGCGCGGCGCGGGGACGGGCAGCGACCGGACGGTGCTGGTGGGCATCGCCCTGGCCGCGGCGCTGGCGTCGGTCAACGACTACCTCGTCACCCGGGCGCCGCTGGAGGTGGCGCAGGTCGCCCGGACCTGGCTGTTCGGGAGCCTGGCCGTGACCCGCTGGCCCGACGTGGCCGCGCTGGCCGTCACGGTCGCCGTGCTCACCCCCGTCGTGGCGCTGCACCGGCGGACCCTGCGGGTGCTCGACCTCGGCGACGACGTCGCCGCAGCGCTCGGCGTGCCGCTGGCGCGCACGCGCGTGGTGCTCGTGCTCGTGGCCGTGGGGCTGACCGGTGCGGCGACCGCCGCCGCCGGGCCGATCGGCTTCGTGGCGCTGGCCGCTCCGCAGCTGGCGCGGCGGGTGCTGCGGGCGCCGTCGGTGCCGCTGGTCACGAGCGCGGCGACCGGCGCGGTGCTGCTGCTCGCCGCCGACCTCGTGGCCCAGCGGCTGCTCGCGCCGCTGCAGCTGCCGGTGGGGCTGGTGACGGGGGCGATCGGCGGCGCGTACCTGCTGTGGCTGGTGGTCCGGGCGCCCGAGCGGCGCTGA